One Rhodothermales bacterium genomic window carries:
- a CDS encoding DUF1501 domain-containing protein, which produces MSHCQNFTPNYSRRDFLSKTSLGLGAAALASLIGPRELLAGPDTGVLGTLHFAPKAKRVIYLFQSGGPSQLDLYDYKPLLREKNGEELPDSIRGGQRLTGMTAHQASFPMAGSQFEFKKYGQAGHAFSDRLPYIARIADDLCIVKSMYTEAINHDPAITFFQTGSQLAGRPSIGSWISYGLGSDNENMPAFTVLLSRSNNGDQPLYARLWGNGFLPSLHQGVQFRSGKEPVLYLNDPPGIKSSSRRRMLDYLRDLNEAQEARVMDPEISSRIGQYEMAYRMQTSVPETMNVDGEPDSIVDLYGPQARIPGTYAANCLLARRLVERGVKFVQLYHQGWDQHGNLPSEISKLTADVDQPSAALVMDLKQRGLLEDTLVIWGGEFGRTNYSQGKLTADNYGRDHHPRCFTIWMAGAGVRAGLSYGETDEFGYNIAENPVHVHDFQATLMRLLGVDHERLTFKHQGRRYRLTDVHGKVVDALLA; this is translated from the coding sequence ATGAGCCACTGCCAGAACTTCACCCCCAACTACTCCCGTCGCGACTTCCTGTCGAAGACATCCCTCGGCCTCGGCGCGGCGGCGCTGGCCTCGCTGATCGGGCCGCGCGAGCTGCTGGCGGGTCCGGACACGGGTGTTCTGGGTACCCTCCACTTCGCCCCGAAGGCAAAACGGGTCATCTACCTGTTCCAGAGCGGTGGGCCGTCGCAGCTGGACCTGTACGACTATAAACCGCTCCTCCGCGAGAAGAACGGCGAGGAGTTGCCGGATTCCATCCGCGGCGGCCAGCGCCTCACCGGGATGACGGCGCACCAGGCCTCGTTCCCCATGGCCGGCTCCCAGTTCGAATTCAAAAAGTACGGCCAGGCCGGCCACGCCTTCAGCGACCGGCTCCCCTACATCGCCCGCATCGCGGACGACCTGTGCATCGTGAAGTCGATGTACACCGAGGCCATCAACCACGACCCGGCCATCACGTTTTTCCAGACCGGCTCCCAGCTCGCCGGCCGGCCCAGCATCGGCTCGTGGATCAGCTACGGACTGGGGTCGGACAACGAGAACATGCCGGCGTTCACCGTTCTCCTCTCCCGCAGCAACAACGGCGACCAGCCGCTCTACGCCCGCCTCTGGGGCAACGGCTTCCTCCCCTCCCTCCACCAGGGCGTCCAGTTCCGCTCCGGCAAGGAGCCCGTCCTATACTTAAATGATCCCCCCGGGATCAAATCGAGTAGCCGCCGGCGGATGCTGGATTACCTGCGCGACCTCAACGAGGCCCAGGAGGCGCGCGTGATGGACCCCGAGATCAGCTCCCGCATCGGCCAGTACGAAATGGCCTACCGGATGCAGACGTCCGTCCCCGAAACGATGAATGTGGACGGTGAGCCGGACTCGATAGTTGACCTCTATGGCCCACAGGCGCGCATTCCCGGCACCTACGCCGCCAACTGCCTCCTCGCCCGCCGGCTCGTCGAGCGCGGCGTCAAGTTCGTCCAGCTCTACCACCAGGGCTGGGATCAACACGGCAACCTGCCCTCCGAGATCTCGAAACTAACCGCCGACGTCGATCAACCTTCGGCAGCGCTTGTTATGGACCTCAAGCAGCGCGGCCTCCTCGAAGATACCCTCGTCATCTGGGGCGGCGAGTTTGGCCGGACGAACTACTCCCAGGGCAAACTCACGGCCGACAATTACGGCCGCGATCATCATCCCCGCTGCTTTACCATCTGGATGGCCGGCGCCGGCGTACGCGCCGGGCTGTCATATGGCGAAACCGACGAGTTCGGGTATAACATCGCCGAAAACCCGGTCCACGTGCACGACTTCCAGGCTACCCTCATGCGCCTCCTCGGCGTCGACCACGAACGCCTCACCTTCAAGCACCAGGGCAGGCGCTACCGCCTGACCGATGTCCATGGAAAGGTTGTAGATGCGCTGCTGGCGTAA
- a CDS encoding Xaa-Pro peptidase family protein has protein sequence MDVLDKARAFMKAHAIDGWLLFDFRGSNPVFAHLLGGPQATSRRNYLWIPAEGSARMLANGLDKQLFRDAGYPMTLYSGWADMQSNLRGLLGGARTVAMEYSPGGEIPMSSFVDGGTLELIRSMGPGIVSSADLFQAAATAWSKKSVDSHMRACRLVNMVKDEAFAYIGEQLRSGRSVTEYDVQQFIRRGFDAHGLYIDHGPIVAVNAHSGDPHYEPSATEHASIVKGDWVLIDLWAKEPEPHAVYCDITWTGFAGHDIPAKHLEVYRAVNAARDAVIERLQADWKAGNPLQGWQLDDVARKVIVDAGYGAYFTHRTGHSMGVSPTPHALGMNLDNIETHDTRAVLPGIGFSVEPGIYLPEFGVRSEVDVYVDPEQGPIVTTAMQWEPVRILG, from the coding sequence ATGGACGTTCTCGATAAGGCGCGCGCCTTCATGAAGGCACATGCCATCGATGGCTGGTTGTTGTTTGATTTCCGAGGCAGCAACCCGGTTTTTGCCCATCTTCTCGGCGGGCCGCAGGCCACGTCGCGCCGCAACTACCTCTGGATCCCGGCCGAAGGATCGGCGCGGATGCTGGCCAACGGGCTCGACAAACAGCTCTTCCGCGACGCCGGCTACCCGATGACGCTCTACTCCGGCTGGGCCGACATGCAGTCGAACCTGCGCGGGCTGCTCGGAGGCGCGCGTACGGTGGCCATGGAATACTCCCCGGGCGGCGAAATTCCGATGAGCTCGTTTGTCGACGGCGGCACCCTCGAACTCATCCGGTCGATGGGGCCCGGCATCGTCTCGTCCGCCGACCTGTTTCAGGCGGCCGCCACCGCCTGGTCGAAGAAATCGGTAGACTCCCATATGCGCGCCTGCCGGCTCGTTAATATGGTGAAGGATGAAGCATTCGCGTACATCGGCGAACAGCTGCGTTCGGGGCGGAGTGTTACCGAATATGATGTGCAGCAGTTCATCCGCCGCGGCTTCGACGCGCATGGGCTTTATATCGACCACGGACCGATCGTGGCCGTCAACGCCCACAGCGGCGACCCGCATTACGAACCTTCGGCCACCGAACATGCGTCCATTGTGAAAGGCGATTGGGTGTTGATCGACCTGTGGGCGAAGGAGCCCGAGCCGCACGCCGTGTATTGCGACATCACCTGGACCGGTTTCGCCGGCCACGACATCCCGGCGAAACACCTGGAAGTCTACCGCGCCGTCAACGCCGCGCGCGATGCCGTGATCGAGAGGCTGCAGGCCGACTGGAAGGCCGGCAACCCGCTCCAGGGCTGGCAACTCGACGATGTGGCGCGTAAGGTGATTGTGGATGCCGGCTATGGCGCGTATTTCACCCACCGCACCGGCCACAGCATGGGCGTGAGCCCGACCCCGCACGCGCTGGGCATGAACCTGGACAACATTGAAACTCACGATACCCGCGCCGTGCTTCCCGGCATCGGGTTTTCGGTGGAGCCGGGCATCTACCTGCCCGAGTTCGGGGTGCGGTCGGAGGTGGATGTGTACGTCGACCCAGAACAGGGGCCCATCGTCACCACGGCCATGCAGTGGGAGCCGGTTCGGATTCTGGGGTGA